The following are encoded in a window of Roseimaritima ulvae genomic DNA:
- a CDS encoding V-type ATP synthase subunit B — protein MNSDIQQLVRYQRIQEIVGDVIRLRAPGVALGDMAEVENTDGEMSLARVIGLDRDLASLQVFAGGKGLSTDATVQFLGKPLEVVYSPNILGRIFQGSGEPIDGGPDLSADPHVPVGGPTVNPVMRVMPTKMIETRVPMIDLFNCLVESQKIPIFSVAGEPHSELLARIGFQADADVLVFGGLGLIFDDYYFFRTAFEKHGVFGRTVMFVNQASDPLVERLLVPDMALAVAEKFAVEQGKRVLVLLTDMTAYADAMKEIGVAQERIPAVRGYMGDLYTQLAQRYEKACDFKGAGSVTILTVTTMPGDDVTHPVPDNTGYITEGQFYLHGGIIDPFGSLSRLKQHVIGKATREDHSQIMNTMIRFYSETVEAQRKQAMAFELSPFDEKLLKYGKLFRERFMDIRVSMGVIEALDLCWKTLAECFEPQELLMKQHLIDKYFPHQEA, from the coding sequence ATGAATTCCGATATCCAGCAATTGGTCCGCTACCAACGCATTCAGGAAATCGTCGGCGACGTGATTCGTCTGCGAGCTCCGGGCGTGGCGCTTGGCGACATGGCGGAAGTTGAAAACACCGACGGAGAAATGTCCTTGGCGCGGGTCATCGGGCTGGACCGTGATCTGGCCAGCCTGCAGGTGTTTGCCGGCGGCAAGGGCCTGTCCACCGACGCCACGGTGCAGTTCTTGGGCAAACCCTTGGAAGTGGTTTATTCGCCCAACATCCTGGGTCGCATCTTCCAAGGCTCCGGCGAACCGATCGACGGCGGACCGGATTTGTCGGCCGACCCACACGTGCCCGTCGGCGGGCCGACGGTCAACCCGGTGATGCGTGTGATGCCGACCAAGATGATCGAAACACGTGTCCCGATGATCGACCTGTTTAATTGCCTGGTCGAAAGTCAGAAGATCCCCATCTTTTCGGTCGCCGGTGAACCGCACAGCGAACTGTTGGCGAGGATTGGTTTTCAGGCCGACGCCGATGTGTTGGTGTTCGGCGGCTTGGGCCTGATCTTCGACGACTACTATTTCTTCCGCACGGCTTTTGAAAAACATGGTGTGTTCGGACGCACCGTGATGTTCGTCAATCAAGCTTCCGACCCGCTGGTGGAACGCTTGCTGGTCCCCGACATGGCATTGGCCGTGGCCGAAAAGTTTGCCGTCGAACAAGGCAAACGCGTGCTGGTATTGCTGACCGACATGACGGCCTATGCCGATGCGATGAAAGAAATCGGTGTCGCTCAAGAACGCATCCCGGCGGTCCGCGGTTACATGGGCGACCTCTACACCCAACTGGCCCAGCGATACGAAAAAGCCTGCGACTTCAAAGGCGCCGGATCGGTCACGATTCTGACCGTCACCACCATGCCCGGTGACGACGTCACACACCCGGTGCCGGACAACACCGGTTACATCACCGAAGGCCAGTTCTACCTGCACGGTGGCATCATCGATCCCTTTGGTTCCCTGTCGCGGCTGAAACAACATGTCATCGGCAAAGCCACCCGCGAAGACCATTCGCAGATCATGAACACCATGATCCGCTTTTACAGCGAAACGGTGGAAGCACAGCGCAAACAAGCGATGGCGTTTGAACTGTCGCCCTTTGACGAAAAACTGTTGAAGTACGGCAAACTGTTTCGCGAACGGTTTATGGATATCCGCGTATCGATGGGCGTCATCGAAGCCCTGGATCTGTGTTGGAAAACGCTGGCGGAATGTTTTGAGCCGCAAGAGTTGCTGATGAAGCAACACCTGATCGACAAGTATTTTCCCCACCAGGAGGCCTAA
- a CDS encoding V-type ATP synthase subunit D: MAKLRLSKNSLQQQQQQLKLYQKLLPSLDLKRRQLTVEAQKAKAEHRAAIEAAEALEAQIGQELPMLADQETNFSGLVEMTNYRVGQQNVVGTRLPILEAVEFSVADYSRLATPPWIDILVQRLKDAAEARVRARIAGQRVAVLEHAVRRITQRVNLFDKVLIPTAKKNIQRIRIYLGDAERAAVITSKLAKAKQQQAGSGWDTEEVQG, translated from the coding sequence ATGGCAAAACTCCGGCTCAGCAAAAACTCGCTCCAACAACAACAGCAGCAGCTGAAGCTGTATCAGAAGCTGCTGCCCTCGTTGGATTTGAAGCGGCGTCAATTGACGGTGGAAGCGCAAAAGGCGAAAGCCGAGCACCGCGCTGCGATCGAGGCCGCCGAGGCCTTGGAAGCCCAGATCGGGCAGGAGTTGCCGATGCTGGCCGATCAAGAAACCAACTTCAGCGGGCTGGTCGAAATGACCAACTACCGCGTCGGTCAGCAAAACGTGGTCGGTACCCGGCTGCCGATCCTGGAAGCCGTGGAGTTTTCGGTTGCCGACTATTCGCGGCTGGCCACCCCGCCCTGGATCGACATCCTGGTGCAGCGATTAAAAGACGCCGCCGAAGCCCGCGTCCGCGCCCGCATCGCCGGCCAACGGGTGGCCGTGCTGGAGCATGCGGTGCGGCGGATTACTCAACGCGTCAACTTGTTCGACAAGGTGCTGATTCCCACCGCCAAAAAAAACATTCAACGCATTCGCATCTACCTGGGCGACGCCGAACGGGCGGCGGTGATCACCTCCAAACTGGCCAAGGCCAAACAACAGCAAGCCGGTAGCGGATGGGACACCGAGGAGGTTCAGGGATGA
- a CDS encoding V-type ATP synthase subunit I: MSIVPLQRATFMGLSTDKSQLLDDLHRFGSLEIIPLCEDPVNTADGAVPNQSRDALKFLLSSPQRRGQIHDSSGFDAAEVQRRALELQDQLHSLTAQRDDLLQRRAAAKPFGDFQFVPLEQMGDLRLWFYVVPHKQMANLPPASPPLAEARPSQGEGDAVALHPPSGRVARNERGGFGGLADRQNRLPPPASPPLAKARPSQGEGEASSAHDSMLPSQAPPLAWQVVSRDARFAYVVVVSPEEPAEMPVARARIGPRGPRELTSRLEEVELAIEDVQGERTYLTRWCLLFARSLTRLEDAAARADAAHQTYDSEPLFALQAWVPTEHIAELTSYAQQRGFVFEARPPRPDEQPPTLVRNGPRVEAGEDLVNFYMTPGYWTWDPSAVVFVSFAIFFAMILADAGYAALLGLGLLLMWRKLGRPTTGDTLLTSAADIELGKPPQTRTTGQRFRPMLLLIVLVSLAYGMLTGSYFGIAPPADSLLGRLHVLDINNSQLMMGISVLVGAAHVILANLMNARRFADWRDGLASIGWAMAVAGGLMAAAAAAIPSTEMLKIPGGVIAVSGLLLVVGFTARHEKPLGRVLGGLLGLTKISGAFGDILSYLRLFALGLASASLATAFNDMAIGIRSSLPRFGLLLALLVLIFGHALNLLLGVSSGVIHGLRLNVIEFFNWGLKDEGRRFTPFRRKEGF; the protein is encoded by the coding sequence ATGAGTATCGTGCCGTTGCAACGGGCCACGTTTATGGGGCTGAGTACCGACAAATCGCAATTGCTGGACGACCTGCATCGCTTCGGCAGTTTGGAAATCATCCCCCTGTGCGAAGACCCCGTGAACACCGCCGATGGCGCGGTGCCCAACCAATCGCGAGACGCCCTCAAGTTCCTGCTCTCCTCCCCGCAGCGACGCGGCCAGATCCACGACAGCAGCGGCTTTGATGCCGCCGAGGTGCAGCGTCGAGCCCTGGAACTGCAAGACCAACTTCACTCGCTCACCGCCCAACGCGACGACCTGCTGCAACGACGCGCGGCGGCGAAACCGTTTGGCGATTTCCAGTTCGTCCCGCTCGAACAAATGGGCGACCTGCGGTTGTGGTTTTACGTCGTGCCCCACAAGCAGATGGCCAACCTGCCGCCGGCCAGCCCTCCCCTCGCTGAGGCTCGACCCTCCCAGGGGGAGGGTGACGCAGTCGCACTTCACCCTCCCTCTGGGAGGGTCGCGAGGAACGAGCGGGGAGGGTTCGGTGGACTTGCAGATCGTCAGAACCGTCTTCCCCCGCCGGCCAGCCCTCCCCTCGCTAAGGCTCGACCCTCCCAGGGGGAGGGTGAAGCATCGTCTGCTCACGACTCCATGCTACCGAGTCAGGCGCCGCCCCTGGCATGGCAAGTCGTCTCACGCGATGCACGCTTCGCTTATGTCGTCGTGGTCTCGCCTGAGGAGCCGGCCGAGATGCCGGTGGCGCGTGCAAGAATTGGCCCTCGAGGACCGCGGGAACTGACCAGTCGCTTGGAGGAAGTGGAACTGGCGATCGAAGACGTGCAAGGCGAACGGACCTACCTGACGCGGTGGTGCCTGCTGTTTGCCCGCAGTTTGACCCGCTTGGAGGATGCCGCCGCGCGCGCCGACGCGGCCCATCAAACCTATGACAGTGAACCGCTGTTCGCGCTCCAGGCCTGGGTGCCGACCGAACACATTGCCGAGCTGACCAGCTACGCTCAGCAACGCGGTTTCGTGTTTGAGGCTCGCCCGCCCCGCCCCGACGAACAGCCTCCCACGCTGGTCCGCAACGGCCCGCGGGTTGAAGCCGGTGAGGACCTGGTCAACTTTTACATGACTCCGGGCTACTGGACATGGGATCCGTCGGCGGTGGTGTTTGTATCCTTCGCGATCTTCTTTGCCATGATTTTGGCCGACGCCGGATACGCCGCCTTGTTGGGTTTGGGTTTGTTGTTGATGTGGCGGAAACTCGGCCGCCCCACAACCGGCGACACGCTGTTGACCAGCGCTGCGGATATCGAATTGGGCAAACCACCGCAGACCCGCACGACCGGACAACGTTTTCGTCCGATGTTGCTGCTGATCGTGCTGGTTTCACTGGCCTACGGCATGCTGACGGGCAGCTACTTTGGGATCGCCCCACCCGCGGATTCGCTGCTCGGGCGACTGCATGTGTTGGACATCAACAACTCCCAATTGATGATGGGGATTTCGGTATTGGTCGGCGCCGCACACGTGATCCTGGCCAACCTGATGAATGCCCGGCGGTTTGCCGATTGGCGGGACGGCCTGGCATCGATCGGCTGGGCGATGGCGGTTGCTGGTGGGTTGATGGCGGCGGCCGCTGCCGCGATCCCCTCGACGGAAATGCTGAAAATACCCGGCGGCGTGATCGCCGTGAGCGGTCTGCTGCTGGTGGTGGGATTCACCGCGCGGCACGAAAAGCCGTTGGGCCGGGTGCTGGGCGGTTTGCTGGGTTTGACCAAGATCTCCGGCGCTTTTGGGGACATTTTGAGTTATCTGCGTCTGTTCGCCCTGGGGCTGGCATCCGCGTCTTTGGCCACCGCTTTTAACGACATGGCGATTGGAATTCGCAGCAGCCTGCCGCGGTTCGGATTGCTGTTGGCGCTGCTGGTTTTAATTTTTGGACACGCTTTGAATTTGCTGCTGGGCGTTTCCAGCGGTGTCATCCACGGGCTGCGTTTGAACGTGATTGAGTTCTTCAACTGGGGATTAAAAGACGAAGGACGGCGTTTCACTCCGTTTCGTCGAAAGGAAGGTTTCTGA
- a CDS encoding ATP synthase subunit C, translating to MEMIVLTLGWIGLYAPLALGAIGSMIGCLRGGMAACGAMLEVEGGFGRFVGVAAMPSSQTIYGIVVTMALPTAITTGNSPGIFALGALSGLALLFSAMAQGSGCAAAINASQNKPEVFGISLAPAALIEGFAVFAFVFALVLAGRLPE from the coding sequence ATGGAAATGATAGTACTGACATTGGGCTGGATTGGGCTGTACGCGCCACTGGCCCTGGGCGCCATCGGCAGCATGATCGGCTGTTTGCGAGGCGGCATGGCTGCCTGTGGCGCGATGCTGGAGGTCGAGGGTGGCTTTGGCCGCTTCGTCGGCGTGGCCGCGATGCCTTCGTCCCAGACGATCTATGGCATTGTGGTCACGATGGCTTTGCCGACCGCCATCACCACGGGCAATTCACCGGGCATCTTCGCGCTGGGCGCGCTTTCCGGGTTGGCGTTGTTGTTCAGCGCCATGGCTCAAGGCTCGGGCTGTGCCGCGGCGATCAACGCCTCCCAAAACAAGCCCGAGGTATTCGGGATTTCGCTGGCACCAGCCGCCCTGATCGAAGGCTTTGCCGTGTTTGCGTTTGTGTTCGCACTCGTGCTGGCCGGCCGCCTGCCGGAATGA
- a CDS encoding DUF2764 family protein, whose protein sequence is MYYDLIASLPHLPHFERAERLPITPLQLERRLGSLRPQHAEQLQAARAVVRWRPERFTKRTDQSAVAAYAALLHTKLDTPLREYIHFRLSHQMLLVALRRKQAGLPAPDDSRTLGIGPLVVSLRRNWDTPFFGLQYRYPWLPLAAEELASCDALGLERLLVELHWRWLTRSAEQAMFGFAAVVAFVLKWDMLRTWIEADPQQAKVRFTQLIDRVTNVEGQ, encoded by the coding sequence ATGTACTACGACCTCATCGCCAGCCTGCCTCACCTGCCGCACTTCGAACGTGCCGAGCGGTTGCCGATCACCCCGTTGCAGCTGGAGCGTCGACTCGGCAGCCTGCGTCCCCAGCACGCCGAACAATTGCAGGCGGCGCGAGCCGTGGTGCGTTGGCGTCCCGAACGGTTCACCAAACGCACCGACCAATCGGCGGTCGCCGCCTACGCCGCCCTGCTCCACACCAAACTCGACACCCCACTGCGGGAATACATCCATTTTCGGCTCAGCCACCAAATGCTGCTGGTCGCGCTGCGGCGCAAACAAGCCGGTCTGCCCGCTCCCGACGACTCCCGCACGCTGGGCATCGGGCCGCTCGTGGTTTCGCTTCGCCGCAATTGGGATACCCCCTTCTTTGGCTTGCAGTATCGCTATCCCTGGTTGCCTTTGGCGGCCGAAGAGTTGGCGAGCTGCGATGCGTTGGGTTTAGAACGTTTGCTGGTGGAGCTGCATTGGCGATGGCTGACCCGATCTGCCGAACAGGCGATGTTTGGATTTGCGGCGGTCGTGGCTTTCGTTCTCAAATGGGACATGCTCCGCACCTGGATCGAAGCCGATCCACAGCAAGCCAAGGTCCGTTTCACACAATTAATCGACAGGGTGACCAATGTCGAAGGTCAATGA
- a CDS encoding V-type ATP synthase subunit A, with the protein MSKVNEEHSVGRTATVVQVRESLVLVQVDEQASIKKNEVGYVCVGDERLKAEVLRIRGRTADMQVFEDTSGVRVGDRVEMTDEMLSATLGPGMLGRVFDGLQNPLHALAEAHGFFLPRGVSAPPLDLDRQWQFTPVAKVGSKVPPGGVLGTVPEGPLTHKILVPFNEPEPVVVNWLAEGTLTLNDPVARIQTGDTEREVTMVQRWPVRRPVPAPLLRRRYAERLYSQEPLTTGTRIIDTFFPIATGGTGCIPGPFGAGKTVLQSTLARYADVDVVVVVACGERAGEVVETITMYPETKDPHTGGTLMDRTIIICNTSSMPVAAREASIYMGITLAEYYRQMGLNVLLIADSTSRWAQAMRETSGRMEEIPGEEAFPAYLDSSIKSVYERAGVIQCPDTSQGSLTMIGTVSPAGGNFEEPVTQSTLGTVKTFLGLSYDRAYKRFYPAIDPLISWSRYLDQLEPWLSKNLDANWVADVKRLHELLRQGDTINQMMQVTGEEGITLEDYVIWQKSVLVDMAYLQQDAFDEVDACMPRERQLESLRLLNRLVDRDYGFSDRDEAREFFTKVIGLYKNWNYSASDSEDYQRYKNELEQAVSPADAVPSDAG; encoded by the coding sequence ATGTCGAAGGTCAATGAAGAACATAGCGTTGGGCGCACGGCGACCGTGGTGCAGGTTCGCGAAAGCTTGGTGCTGGTCCAAGTCGACGAACAGGCTTCCATCAAAAAGAACGAGGTCGGCTATGTGTGCGTCGGGGACGAACGGCTGAAAGCGGAAGTGCTGCGGATTCGCGGCCGCACCGCCGACATGCAAGTATTCGAAGACACCAGTGGTGTCCGCGTCGGCGACCGTGTAGAGATGACCGATGAAATGTTGTCGGCGACCCTCGGCCCTGGCATGCTGGGCCGCGTCTTTGACGGCTTGCAGAATCCCTTGCACGCTCTGGCCGAAGCGCACGGTTTCTTTCTGCCGCGCGGCGTCTCGGCCCCACCGCTGGATCTCGACCGCCAATGGCAATTCACGCCGGTCGCCAAGGTCGGTTCGAAAGTACCGCCCGGCGGTGTGCTGGGCACCGTGCCCGAAGGCCCGTTAACGCACAAAATCCTGGTTCCTTTCAACGAACCCGAACCGGTGGTCGTGAACTGGCTGGCCGAAGGAACGCTGACCTTAAACGATCCGGTCGCCCGCATCCAAACCGGCGATACGGAACGTGAGGTAACCATGGTCCAGCGTTGGCCGGTGCGTCGTCCGGTTCCCGCACCGCTGCTGCGACGTCGCTATGCCGAGCGACTGTATTCGCAGGAACCGCTGACGACCGGTACCCGCATCATCGATACGTTCTTTCCCATCGCCACCGGCGGCACCGGCTGCATTCCCGGCCCCTTCGGCGCCGGCAAAACGGTGTTGCAAAGCACCCTGGCCCGATATGCGGACGTGGACGTGGTGGTCGTCGTCGCGTGTGGAGAACGAGCCGGTGAAGTGGTGGAGACGATCACCATGTATCCGGAAACCAAGGACCCCCACACCGGCGGCACCTTGATGGATCGCACGATCATCATCTGCAACACTTCATCGATGCCGGTGGCGGCCCGCGAAGCATCGATCTATATGGGCATCACGCTGGCGGAATACTATCGCCAGATGGGTTTGAATGTGTTGTTGATCGCCGACTCCACTTCACGTTGGGCCCAGGCCATGCGGGAGACTTCGGGGCGGATGGAAGAGATTCCCGGCGAAGAAGCCTTTCCCGCGTACTTGGATTCTTCGATCAAAAGCGTCTACGAACGAGCCGGCGTGATCCAATGCCCCGACACCTCGCAGGGTTCGCTGACCATGATCGGTACGGTCTCGCCGGCCGGCGGGAACTTTGAAGAACCGGTCACGCAGTCCACGCTGGGAACCGTCAAAACCTTTTTGGGACTGTCCTACGATCGGGCTTACAAACGTTTCTACCCGGCCATCGATCCGTTGATCTCCTGGTCGCGTTATCTGGACCAATTGGAACCCTGGTTGAGTAAGAACCTGGACGCCAATTGGGTCGCCGATGTAAAGCGGCTGCATGAGCTATTGCGGCAGGGCGATACCATCAACCAGATGATGCAGGTCACCGGTGAAGAAGGCATCACGTTGGAAGACTACGTAATTTGGCAAAAGTCGGTGTTGGTCGACATGGCCTACCTGCAACAAGACGCTTTTGACGAAGTCGATGCCTGCATGCCCCGCGAACGACAACTGGAAAGTTTGCGGTTGCTGAACCGTCTGGTCGATCGCGACTACGGCTTCTCGGATCGTGACGAAGCTCGAGAGTTTTTCACCAAGGTGATCGGGCTGTACAAGAACTGGAACTATAGCGCCTCGGATTCCGAGGACTACCAACGCTATAAGAACGAACTGGAACAAGCCGTATCCCCTGCGGACGCCGTGCCGTCGGACGCGGGCTAG
- a CDS encoding potassium channel family protein yields the protein MKFLILAVLLTLLTVAMHCVGSYAAMTQGVRLQRKHATRYWLRIVLAQTYVVTLMLIVHLCEAALWAAAYCWLDALSDFPTAMYYSLSSYSTVGYGDVVLPHDWRTLGPIESIVGVLMLGWSTAVIVALLQDFFHEQRTS from the coding sequence ATGAAATTTTTAATCCTCGCCGTACTGCTGACGCTGCTGACCGTGGCCATGCATTGCGTTGGCAGCTACGCCGCGATGACGCAAGGCGTACGCCTGCAGCGCAAACACGCGACCAGATATTGGTTGCGGATCGTCCTGGCCCAAACCTATGTGGTCACTTTGATGCTGATCGTGCATCTGTGCGAAGCGGCGCTGTGGGCGGCCGCCTATTGCTGGCTGGACGCGCTGTCGGATTTCCCCACCGCCATGTATTACTCGCTGTCCAGCTACTCCACCGTCGGCTACGGCGACGTGGTGCTGCCCCATGACTGGCGAACGTTGGGGCCCATCGAATCGATCGTGGGCGTGCTGATGCTGGGCTGGTCCACGGCGGTGATCGTCGCCCTGCTGCAGGATTTTTTTCACGAACAACGCACATCGTAA
- a CDS encoding phosphoketolase family protein: MATVANEHPTDMPQPLSSDEADKLDAYWRALNYLSVGQIYLLDNPLLTEPLRREHIKPRLLGHWGTSPGLNMLCVHMNRVIKRDDLNMIYIIGPGHGGPSLVAHAYLEGTYSEIYPDISQDAEGMQRLFKQFSFPGGIPSHVAPETPGSIHEGGELGYALSHAYGAAFDNPDLIVSCVVGDGEAETGPLATGWHGNKFLNPARDGAVLPILHLNGYKIANPCFLARIPKAELSKLFEGMGYKPYFVEGSDPAAVHQQLAAVMDTATAEIKQIWADARSGGDVTRPAWPMIVFRTPKGWTCPAEIDGKKCEGYWRSHQVPMSDMDNEEHIRILEQWMNSYRPRELFDEDGRLIPELAELAPQGHRRMSDNPHANGGLLMRNLKLPDFRDYAVDVPSPGTTIAESARVMGSYLRDVMQRNMDSRNFRLFSPDENNSNRWQDVLEVTNRCYMADIYPEDDHLSPDGRVMEVLSEHQCQGWLEGYLLTGRHGFFSCYEAFIHIIDSMFNQHAKWLKTCNHIPWRRPIASLNYFLSSHVWRQDHNGLSHQDPGFIDHVVNKKAEVIRIYLPPDANCLLSVTEHCLRSRNYVNVVVSGKQPEPQWLTMDQAIKHCSAGLGIWEWASNDIGSEPDVVMACCGDVPTLETLAAVDLLRTHLPELKVRVINIVNLMKLQPDSEHPHGLSDHDFDALFTKDKPIIFAFHGYPWLIHRLTYRRTNHRNLHVRGYKEEGTTTTPFDMVVMNEIDRFHLCEDVIDRLPQLGARAAYFKQKIHEKLIDHKQYVERYGDDMPEISGWTWGHRPTTGPLRTSTEGDNV; this comes from the coding sequence ATGGCAACCGTCGCAAACGAACACCCCACCGACATGCCCCAACCACTGTCGAGCGATGAAGCGGACAAGCTGGATGCTTACTGGCGGGCGTTGAACTACCTGTCCGTTGGTCAGATCTACCTGCTCGATAACCCGCTGCTGACCGAACCGCTGCGCCGCGAGCACATCAAACCGCGGTTGCTGGGACACTGGGGCACGTCGCCGGGTTTGAACATGTTATGTGTTCACATGAACCGCGTGATCAAACGCGACGATTTGAACATGATCTATATCATCGGCCCCGGACACGGCGGCCCCTCGCTGGTAGCCCACGCCTATCTGGAAGGCACCTACAGCGAAATCTATCCGGACATCAGCCAAGACGCCGAAGGCATGCAGCGGCTGTTCAAACAGTTCAGTTTCCCCGGCGGCATTCCCAGCCATGTGGCGCCCGAGACGCCCGGCAGTATTCACGAAGGCGGTGAACTCGGTTACGCGCTCAGCCATGCCTACGGTGCGGCATTTGACAATCCGGATTTGATTGTCTCCTGCGTGGTCGGTGATGGCGAAGCCGAAACCGGCCCCCTGGCCACCGGATGGCACGGCAATAAATTCCTTAATCCGGCCCGCGATGGCGCCGTCCTGCCGATCCTGCATCTGAACGGTTACAAGATCGCTAACCCTTGTTTCTTGGCTCGCATTCCCAAAGCGGAACTATCCAAGCTGTTCGAAGGCATGGGCTACAAGCCGTACTTCGTCGAAGGCAGCGACCCCGCGGCGGTTCACCAGCAATTGGCCGCCGTGATGGATACCGCGACCGCCGAAATCAAACAGATCTGGGCCGATGCCCGCTCCGGCGGTGATGTCACTCGACCGGCCTGGCCGATGATTGTCTTCCGCACGCCCAAAGGCTGGACCTGCCCCGCCGAAATCGATGGCAAGAAATGCGAAGGCTATTGGCGAAGCCACCAGGTGCCGATGAGCGATATGGACAACGAAGAACATATTCGCATCCTCGAACAATGGATGAACAGCTACCGCCCGCGGGAACTGTTTGACGAGGATGGCCGCCTGATCCCCGAACTTGCTGAATTGGCCCCCCAAGGCCATCGCCGCATGAGCGACAACCCGCACGCCAACGGTGGGCTGCTGATGCGCAACCTGAAACTGCCGGACTTCCGCGACTACGCCGTGGACGTGCCCAGCCCCGGCACCACGATTGCCGAATCCGCTCGAGTAATGGGCAGCTATCTGCGCGATGTCATGCAGCGGAACATGGACAGCCGTAACTTTCGCTTGTTCAGCCCCGACGAGAACAACTCCAATCGCTGGCAGGACGTGCTGGAAGTCACCAACCGCTGCTACATGGCGGACATCTATCCCGAAGACGATCATCTATCGCCCGATGGTCGTGTCATGGAAGTGCTCAGCGAGCATCAATGTCAGGGCTGGTTGGAAGGCTACCTGCTGACCGGACGGCACGGTTTCTTCTCCTGCTATGAAGCCTTCATTCACATCATCGATTCGATGTTCAACCAGCACGCCAAGTGGTTGAAAACGTGTAACCACATTCCCTGGCGGCGGCCCATCGCATCGCTGAACTATTTCCTCAGCTCCCACGTTTGGCGACAGGACCACAACGGCCTGAGTCATCAGGATCCGGGCTTCATCGATCACGTGGTCAACAAAAAGGCCGAGGTGATCCGCATCTACCTGCCGCCGGACGCCAACTGCCTGCTGTCGGTCACCGAGCACTGCCTGCGCAGCCGCAACTACGTCAACGTGGTGGTTTCGGGCAAGCAACCCGAACCGCAGTGGCTGACCATGGACCAAGCCATCAAACACTGTTCGGCCGGACTGGGCATCTGGGAATGGGCCAGCAACGACATCGGTTCGGAACCCGACGTGGTGATGGCTTGCTGTGGCGATGTGCCAACGCTGGAAACGCTGGCCGCCGTCGACCTGCTGCGGACGCATTTGCCGGAATTAAAAGTTCGCGTGATCAATATCGTCAACCTGATGAAGTTGCAGCCTGACAGCGAGCACCCGCACGGGTTGTCCGATCACGACTTTGACGCCCTGTTCACCAAAGACAAGCCGATCATCTTTGCCTTCCACGGCTATCCCTGGTTGATCCATCGACTGACCTACCGGCGGACCAATCACCGAAACCTGCACGTCCGCGGTTACAAAGAAGAAGGCACGACCACGACGCCTTTTGACATGGTGGTGATGAACGAAATCGATCGTTTTCATTTATGCGAAGACGTCATCGATCGCCTGCCGCAACTGGGCGCCCGGGCCGCGTACTTCAAGCAAAAAATCCACGAAAAGCTGATCGATCACAAGCAGTACGTCGAGCGTTACGGCGACGACATGCCGGAGATCAGCGGCTGGACCTGGGGACATCGCCCCACCACCGGACCGCTGCGCACCTCCACCGAAGGAGACAACGTGTGA
- a CDS encoding LOG family protein, translated as MSTTKQANISLADEDAVKEVLSEAVLGLWEVVNSLTRLRPSKKDRYRVTIFGSARVQPGTFGYEETKRCAAALAEMGCDIITGGGPGLMQAANEGASSAPERAKSIGIRVDLPFEQEINTFVNQTFEHRTFFTRLHQFVLTSDAFVVAPGGIGTVLETLMVWQLLQVHHLNDTPLILVGDMWPGLVEWARTSMLSADSPLASPEDMNIPQCVDNAEQALAVIEKHRAAWLQNQDDKPNPS; from the coding sequence ATGAGTACAACCAAGCAAGCAAACATCAGCCTGGCCGATGAGGACGCGGTCAAGGAAGTGCTTTCCGAAGCCGTGTTGGGCTTGTGGGAGGTGGTCAATAGCTTGACCCGACTGCGTCCATCCAAGAAAGATCGCTACCGCGTGACGATTTTTGGTTCGGCTCGCGTGCAGCCCGGCACCTTCGGCTACGAAGAAACCAAACGCTGCGCCGCGGCCTTGGCGGAAATGGGCTGTGACATCATCACCGGAGGCGGTCCCGGGTTGATGCAGGCTGCCAACGAGGGCGCGTCGAGTGCACCGGAGCGAGCCAAGTCGATCGGGATCCGGGTCGACCTGCCCTTCGAACAGGAAATCAATACGTTCGTCAACCAAACCTTCGAACACCGCACGTTCTTCACACGCCTGCATCAATTTGTACTGACCTCCGATGCCTTCGTGGTGGCTCCCGGCGGGATCGGCACCGTCTTGGAAACGCTGATGGTGTGGCAGCTGCTACAAGTGCACCACCTCAACGACACCCCGCTGATCCTGGTCGGCGACATGTGGCCGGGATTAGTTGAATGGGCCAGGACCTCGATGCTGTCCGCCGATTCGCCCCTGGCTAGCCCCGAGGACATGAACATCCCGCAATGTGTGGACAACGCCGAACAAGCTCTGGCCGTTATTGAGAAACACCGCGCGGCGTGGCTGCAAAACCAGGACGACAAACCGAACCCGTCATAA